In Paraflavitalea devenefica, a single window of DNA contains:
- a CDS encoding DUF3179 domain-containing (seleno)protein: MKQLLLAVGLLLLFSTEIVRVYLIMPFPGSQQSNTIGIAYWLHNNIGWLRIVGLLLIVYPVIHIFKQAKTWKKVLLVSGLALYAVIFYFFNFRFLADKMFYQPTDITFARAAANNIPGDKLVIGVTVNGESKAYPIQLIGYHHQVQDSLGNTPIMVTYCTVCRTGRVFSPVVNGQKETFRLVGMDHFNALFEDATTKSWWRQVSGEAIAGPLKGRKLAEIPSTQATLAAWMAAYPNSGVLQPDTSFKLQYEHLADFDKGTIDNHLEKRDSGSWQFKSWVVGIVHGKWAKAYDWNDLVRKEVIQDSLPGLPVLLLLESDTTTFHIWNRRLDGQYLQFVKGRGEDIFRDLNTQSAWNMNGVCIEGPLKGQQLLPVQSYQEFWHSWSTFHPGTERYQ, translated from the coding sequence ATGAAACAACTTCTTTTAGCAGTGGGATTACTGTTGCTGTTTTCCACCGAAATAGTACGGGTTTATTTGATCATGCCTTTTCCGGGAAGTCAGCAAAGCAATACCATTGGTATCGCCTACTGGCTTCATAACAATATAGGCTGGTTGCGGATTGTTGGTCTATTGCTGATTGTATACCCGGTAATACATATATTCAAACAGGCGAAGACCTGGAAAAAGGTATTGCTGGTGAGTGGCCTGGCCTTGTATGCCGTGATCTTTTACTTTTTTAATTTCCGGTTCCTGGCCGATAAAATGTTTTATCAGCCTACCGATATCACCTTTGCCCGTGCTGCAGCCAACAATATACCTGGTGATAAGCTGGTGATCGGTGTTACGGTCAATGGCGAATCAAAAGCTTATCCCATCCAGCTTATCGGTTATCATCACCAGGTGCAGGATTCCCTGGGTAATACGCCCATTATGGTGACCTATTGTACGGTTTGCCGAACGGGGCGGGTTTTTAGCCCGGTTGTCAATGGACAAAAAGAAACGTTCCGTTTGGTGGGGATGGATCATTTTAATGCGCTATTTGAAGATGCCACTACTAAAAGCTGGTGGCGGCAGGTTAGCGGAGAAGCTATAGCAGGGCCGTTAAAAGGCAGGAAACTAGCTGAAATCCCCTCTACACAGGCCACCCTGGCTGCCTGGATGGCCGCTTATCCCAACTCCGGAGTTTTGCAGCCCGACACTTCTTTTAAGCTGCAATATGAACACCTGGCTGATTTTGATAAAGGCACCATTGACAATCACCTGGAAAAAAGGGATTCGGGTTCCTGGCAATTCAAGTCCTGGGTGGTGGGCATTGTACATGGCAAGTGGGCGAAAGCGTATGACTGGAATGACCTGGTGCGTAAAGAAGTGATCCAGGATTCCCTGCCGGGCTTACCGGTATTGTTGCTGCTGGAAAGCGATACGACTACTTTTCATATATGGAACCGGCGTTTGGATGGGCAGTACCTGCAATTTGTGAAGGGCAGGGGGGAAGACATTTTCCGGGATTTGAATACACAGTCCGCCTGGAACATGA